The segment TTGGAGAAAGTCAAAGGATTCGAAAACGTGAAACAGGAAATCGTATCTGAATCGTATATGACCCCGCCCGATTTTGAACGGCGCTTTAATGCCTACAACGGAGCAACTTTCGGTCTTCAGCCAACACTTGCACAAAGCAATCATTTGCGCCCTCAAAGTAAGGCCACTCATTGTGAAAACCTTTACTTTACAGGAAGCAGCACTCACCCGGGCGCCGGTGTTCCGATTGTTCTGCTGTCCGCACGAATCGCCACGGAGGAACTATTGCATGATGACAAAGGAATCCTATTCCATACCCGCTGAAAGGGGAGCTTTCTATGACTGCTCAAATGTCTGTTCCAGACGACTTTGCGTTTTGTGAACAAATCATTAAACGACACTCGAAAAGTTTTTACTACGCCTTCTCAAAACTGCCGGAGGAAAAAGCGCAAGCCGTCTATGCCCTTTATGCTTTTTGCCGGACGGCAGATGACAGCGTGGATGAAAACCTTGGAAGTGCAGCTCAGCTGGCAGCTTTGGATAAACTGACAGACGAACTTGATCGTTTTGCCGGGAAGCAGGAAATCAATCATCCGTTATGGCGTGCATTGCGTGTGGTCTTCAACAAATATGAAATGGACCTCGAGCCATTTTATGACCAAATCAAAGGGCAAAGGATGGATATTTCTTTTTCCGCCCCTAAAACGCTGGAAGATGTGGAAACGTACAGCTATTACGTTGCCGGATCTGTTGGCCGGATGCTGTTGCCGATTATTGCTTCAAATTCGAAAGTGGATTGTACAGATTCTGCCGTCAGTCTCGGAGTAGCGATGCAATTGACGAATATTCTACGGGATGTCGGAGAAGACTACCGCGGGAAAAGAAGAATCTACCTTCCGACAGAAGAACTCAAGAGAGCAGGCTACCGCGTTGAGCAATTGGCCAACGCAGAAATCACCGGCAGTTTCATAGAAGTGTGGGAAGGGATGGCCAAGCGTGCTGAAGATTTGTATGACGAGTTTCTTGAATGCGTTTCGAACTTTGACGAAGACAGCCGCTTTCCTGTGCTGGTATCTGCACAAGTCTACCGAGGGATTTTAGGGAGTGTCCGCCAAAACAATTACGATTGTTTCGCCCGGAAAAACTATGTGACGAAACGGGAAATGGTGCGGATTTTGAGTGACTCAATTATATAAGTTTAGTTAATAATCATCACTTTTTGATATTCCGCAAAACAGCTCCGCTTTCCTGCAGGCTCGCGCCAAGCCTCCTCAGCCGCTTCGCGTCTTGCGGGGTCTCGGCTGTCTCGCTGTCCTGCGGGAGTCTCCGCTGTTTTGCTCCATATCTTCTAGTTAAAAAGAGAGAAAGCTTCTGACTACTTCTTATACAGCATTTCCCTTGCGACGGAGCTAGCGCAGCGATGCAAGGGCACAAGTCTTTGCTTTACTCAAAGCGGCCGAAGCGGCATGCAAAAGTGAATTTCTTTTGTTCAACTTATATGGATGAAAATAACTTCGGAAAGAAGGACGGTACACATATGGCGAATCCCAACAAATCCGTACTCGTTATCGGAGGAGGGCTCGGCGGTTTATCTGCTGCAATTTCTCTCGCACAAAACGGGTACGCTGTTTCTTTATATGAGAAGAATACACATGTGGGCGGCAAACTGAACCGTCTGGAACAGGACGGTTTCGGCTTCGACCTGGGCCCGTCCATTTTAACCATGCCGCATATTTTCGATAAGCTATTCCGTGGCAGCGGCAAGCGCTTGGTTGATTACGTGCCCATCAAGCGGCTCGGGCGCGAATGGCGTTCTTTCTTTCCGGACGGGACGGTGTTGGATTTATATGGAGATCTTCGCTTGATGGAACGGGAAAATCCGGCGCTTTCCCATAAGGGCATGAAAGAGTATTATGCATTTTTAAAGTACGCAAAACGGCTTTATGACACGACGGAA is part of the Planococcus shenhongbingii genome and harbors:
- a CDS encoding phytoene/squalene synthase family protein — protein: MTAQMSVPDDFAFCEQIIKRHSKSFYYAFSKLPEEKAQAVYALYAFCRTADDSVDENLGSAAQLAALDKLTDELDRFAGKQEINHPLWRALRVVFNKYEMDLEPFYDQIKGQRMDISFSAPKTLEDVETYSYYVAGSVGRMLLPIIASNSKVDCTDSAVSLGVAMQLTNILRDVGEDYRGKRRIYLPTEELKRAGYRVEQLANAEITGSFIEVWEGMAKRAEDLYDEFLECVSNFDEDSRFPVLVSAQVYRGILGSVRQNNYDCFARKNYVTKREMVRILSDSII